Below is a genomic region from Pyrococcus kukulkanii.
ACTGCACAAACCTTTGTAGTTTTGTGCACTATACTTTCTTAAGCCAACACCTTAACGGAGAGCTGAGCTCGAGCGTTAAAGATTTCACTGTGGATTCTCTTAAGAGCTGCCTTGGGTAGTTTAAAACTTCGAAGATAACTTAACAGATTTCTTTCTGCTTTAAGGCTCTAACTATAGAGCTTTAGAAATGACTTCCCTTACAACTGGGTCAATTATTCTATACCTTCCCTTCTCCTTCCTTATCCATCCCATCTTCTCGAGGTTCTTGAGTAGATTGGCGAGCCGTGAGTTTGGAACTTCTCCAGCTCTCACCTCAATATATTCCTTTATTAGTTTCCATCTGTCTAGGCCCAGGGATATTGCCTTAAGGATTAAGGAGTATCTTGGGCTCTTCTTTTCCAGCTCTTTTACCTCCCCCAGGATCATTGCCTCTGCCTTCTTGAGCACTTTCTCCATAGCCTCTTCGAAGCTTTTAGTGTGAATGTAGCTGTAGCCGAATTCAACGAGCCAACCGGGGATTCCATCAAGGAAGTTAACTGCTTTTTCTATTTCTTCTTCACTGATCTTTACTCCTGCTTCCTTAAATCCCCTCCTCAAGAACTCCTTAGACAAATCCCTCGAGAAGGGCTCAACTGTGATCTCCTCGTAAGCCCTTCCGTAAAGTGGGGAGTTGTAGTCACCAGTTCCCAGGAAATCGTGTAGCAAACCAACTTCTGAACCTGAGAGTATGAAGGAGAGGTTCTCAAGGTTGTCGTAGGCATATGCCACTAACGCTAGAAACTCTTTACCACCTCTCGCTCCGTAGAATCTCAGGTATTGAGCTTCATCTATTGCAATTACTGCCCCTATTTCATTAAGGCTCAGAAGTACATCGGTGAGATACGATTCTCTGCTCAACTTTATCTCTACTCCCGATACTTTAACTCCCTCTATTCTTCCGAGGGTGTTTGCAAGCTCTCTCCTCCATTTGGGCTTTGTTGCATTTAAACTCCTCTCTATGGCCTTTTTTAATGAACTGCTGCTTATCCAGCCTCCCGACTCGAAGTAAAGCTCTCTTGCATCTATATAAATACCATTTAGTTCGTCTAGGGCAACCCTGAGGATCGACGATTTTCCAATTCTCCTGATCCCTAAAAGCAGAGTTAGTGGATATCTTTTAGTTGCCTTAATTAACTCTTCCAGCTCTTTCCCCTGTCAAACAACTCTTCTCTTCTTGTTTTTGGCCTTGGATCAAACAGTATGTAATGCCCCCGTAACCTAGTAACGGTACCATTACTTAAATAAATTTTGTGAAAGCTAGATCACATCAAACCTCAGCCAATAGTACCTCTCGTCTTCCTCGATGCTTATTGGCTTCAGCTCGAAGCTCCTCGTGTATAGTGGAGACTTAGTAACCACCGTATGGAACTCTCCATACTCCCCCAGCGGATCTATTCCTGGGTTCTTAGCTAAGAACTCTTCGAGATCTCTTTCACTTCTGAATGTGTAACCCAGGAGTTCCCTTGGAAGTTTGCTCTTATCTACGGCTATTATCGAGTATTCAAACCCCTCCCTCAAAATTTCTCTGGCCAGCTCGAGGGTGTCCATTCCAAAAAGTGGCTCCACCAGCTTTAACCCAGCCTCCCTCGCTATCCCTTCAAGCCACCTGTAGTGATCCTCTATCTTCACGTCTCCCGCTATTATCGCCTCCACGGAGAGGGCCCTAAGGTTCTCGATGAGCTTTTCCGTCCCTTGGCTTATGTCAAATGTGAGCATGGCCTTCCCCATTGAGTTAGCTATCCTCCTAAGAGAGCGTAGGTTCTCATAATGGGGGGAGAGTCCGATGCTGGTCTTCAATGCTAGTAGGTAAGTGACATCGTATCCAAGCTTTTGTGCCAGGTAAACGGCATATAGGCCGTCCTTTCCTCCCGAGAATAGGGCTATTGCCTTCATGCTTGCACGTTATATGTTTCTGCTTATAGCGGTTTTCCCGGGATTTGCTACACTATTAAATGTTCTCCAATATTCAAATAATTTTAATCTTTTCGCAGAAAAATTTTTAATACTTTAATCTACAGTATTAGTGGACACTCTTTCCTGTTATCCACACCCTCAAATTTATGGGGGATGATTAATGTACGAGGTTACGTTTGAATTGGAGAATATTACTCCTCTTTTCATGCACGGTGCCGATCAGGGCACGGCAGAATTTCGAGCTGCCAGCGTGAAGGGAGTAATGAGATGGTGGTTCAGGGCCTTGGCTGGAAATTACTTTGGAGATAACATCCCTGGGCTGAAGAAAGCTGAGTGCAGAATTTTTGGGTGTGCGGGGAGTGGAGAGGCTAAGAGGAGTTCGGTTATTATTGAATGCTCGCACAGGACATCTAATAAGCAGGAAAAGCCGAAATCTGGATATGAGAGATATTTCTGGTTTTCTCAAATCGGCAAATTTGCGAAAGGTGCAATTCCTCGCGGAAGAGTATTAAAATTACGGCTTAAAAGCCATGATGAGGTAGCACTTAGGTTGGCTGTCCTTTCCTTGTGGCCAGCTCTCCACCTTGGAGGCTTTGGTTCTAGGGCTAGAAGACTTGGTGGTTCTTTATTCCCCGTTAGTGAACCCGAAGGAAATATTAAAATTGATATAAATTTTCTTCCGCCGGAAAATGGGAATATCGCTGGCTTTTATAGAGATATTTTAGGAAACAAACTGCTTTCAAAGTTTGAGGCTGCGCTTAAGGAGCTGGGATTTGATTTGGAGGAGGCTGATTTTGAGGGCTTACCAAAATATCCTGTGCTGAGTAGGAGGTATTCAGGAGTTTTTGTTGGGAAACTACATGATAGTGCTGACGAGGCAATATCTGAGGTTGGTGAGTGGTACCTTGGTGAGCACAGGAGGAACAAATTTGAAGGAGGTTTCAGATTCAAAGAGGCTGATAGGGGGCTTCTCTCTAGAATCTATAGGAAGTATAATGACATCCGGGAGAGCGGCAGAAGAAATGAGAATATAACAATTAGTGTCCCCGTAAGGAGAGAGTGGAGACCGTTTTTTGGACTTCCGATTCAGATGTATAAGGAGTTTTCATATGGTGAATTCGTTCAGCTAACTATTAATTATACTGGCTATAATAGCAATAGTAATAGCAACATTAACAAAGTTAGTAGGCGGGCCTCGGGAGTATTACTCACAATAAATAAAGTTAGGCAACAAGGATTTACTAAATATTACCACGTAATTACCGTTTTTGCCTCTGAATATCTCCCTGAATACAGGGGATACATTGGGTATAATGGAGGTATAAAGAAAAGAGTACGCAGAGGATCAATACCTCTTGCTGGGGTACAAGGTTCAATACTACAGGATGGTATGATCCGGAGTAAGTATATTTCCTTCTTAAATGAGCTCTTTTCAAGTCTGCAGAAGGAATTCAAGCTCGTTTATGGCTCTTTGGAGGGATTAAAATGAATTGGAAAAGTTACTCACGTGCATTCCTAGAAGTTGCTCCTTCAAGGATCCTTGGCTCTCTATTGGGCCTCAATGACCTGCCGGAGGAGTGGAAGAAGCTTTCGAGCTATTCCCCTAAGGATTCTCGCACTTTAACTAAGTTCGTTCTCAAGCACCCAATAAGTGCCAAAGAAAAGGAATTGGTGCACCTATCTAAGTTCTGGAGAAATTCCTTACAAAATGAAAAAGAGAAACTTTTGAATGCACTTAGGAAAGCTGAAGAGGATGTTGCCAATAAGCTGAAAAACGCTGGTTCTATAGAGGAGTTCGCGAGATTATGGAATAATTTGCCCAAGATGCTTAAAGATGCCTACGAGAAAGAACTGAAGCAACTAAACCTAAATCTCGAAATTGCAGAGGAACTAGTTAATCTCCCGGCAGACCCCTTTGTTCCAGATCATGACTGGCTCAGCAGACTTGACATCTACACCCAGCTAAAGGCCGGAAATGGGGAAGTAACCCTGGTAAGGTTTAAACTCTCCCCCGTTCAGGGATTCATAGGCAACGCGAGAACCGAGAGGGATCTGTGGGCGGGCAGTCACATACTAAGCTTCCTCACGTACCTAGCTATATCCAGGCTCTGGAGGAAGTTTGGCCCAAATGCCATTATAGTTCCCCACCTTAGAGGCCAGCCGTTCTTTGAGCATGAGCTTAAGATACTGAAAGAGAGGGACAAGCTGGACATAGCTAACATGCCCAACAAAGTCCTTGCAATAGTCCCGGGAACTGTCGATGTAAAGGCACTGGAAGAAGACATCAGGTGCGACATTAAGGGGTTCCTTGAGAAGTTGTTCCAGGCAGCTTGGAGCTTTTATGATCTTGGCGACATTTTCGAGGATGATCCAGTTTATAATGAAATCGTTCGCAATTACTTCTCAATAACGGTTGAAGCGTTTCCGCTTTCTAAGACTCCCGGCATTGAAAGTGCCCTAAGGAAGTACCTGAGCATTATTGAGGAAAAGGATGAGGTTCACTACTACTCTGAGGTTTTTGCAGTTCTCGATCAGCTGACTGATTTTAAGTCCGCAGAGCACTTCCCGCCTGAACAGCCTAAGGGCTTTAAGTGCACGCTCTGTGGGGAGAACTTGGCGATAGGAGGTAGGGATAAAGATAAAGTCAAACACGGCTGGAGTACCCTGCGAAACAAGCTCAGGGAGGGGAGAATATATGACATCAAAGAAAGCGAGAGGTTATGTCCCCTATGCCTCGTTAAGAGGTTCTATCCTAGGTTCTATTCCCTCTGGAAGGTAGATTACTCGTGGGTTGAACAAGTAGCAAAAGTGATATCTCAGGAAGCAAAGATGAAGCGGAGCGGCCAGCAGGGGCCAAAAGGCTTCATGTCAGTGAGCGAAGTTGCAATGAGGAGGGTTACGGAGGAATCTCTAGACAGGTTTAATAAAGACGAGCTGTTCGTGATAAATGACTCCGGATCAAAGGACAGACCTGTAACGTGGTATGATATTTTCCTCCACCAGCTCTTTTACACGGGTGCTAGAAGCGAGTGGAGGGGAGAAGTGAGGCCTCCGAAGTTTGGTGGGAGTAGGAAACAAGAGTTCGAGGGCACTCTTGGTCAGCTTGCAGGCTACTTAAGGCCCCTGTTCCAGGGGCTTGAGCCGGACTGTGAGGTTTTATACAAGGATAACTTAAGGAGTGAAGATGCTGTTGCGAAGGTCTTTGGCGTTGACAGGTACTCGTTGCCATCTGGAATTAACCTTGAGGGCCTGAAAACTGGGGTATCTAAACTCGAAGATCTGGTAGGTGAGCCCCCTAAGTACCATTCCCTGCTTAAGATGGATGGAGACAACATGGGCAAACTCCTGAGCGGTACAAAGAGCGTTAAAGACGTTGGCGAGTACATGATTAATGGTAACAGGTTGGGTGTTAGGAGGCCCTCGACGCCAACCGTTCACGTGGCAATAACCCGCTCCCTCAGCAACTTCGCGGTGAACCACGTTCCGAAGATCTCAAAGGATTATGGTGCTGAGTTGCTGTATGCTGGTGGCGATGATGTCTTTGCCGTCGCTCCGACGGATACGGTGTTCTCACTAGCTTATGAAATCCAGAAGAAGTTCCGTGAGGACTGGAATGGATTTGAGTACCTCCAAGGAAGCACTAGGAGCATGAGCGCTGGGATTTTGATAACCTACTATAAGGAGCCCCTCTATATAGCGGTGAGAAGGGTTGCAGAGCTTGAGCATTTTGCAAAGGAAAGCGGTAGAAACGCGGTTGCAATAGGATACAGGAAGCACAGCGGCACTTACTATTGGGTTGTAGCAAACTGGAGCGTCTTCTCTGGGGAACACCTGAGGAATTTCCTTAGAGAAATGAGAAGTGGCAAGATAAGCAGGAAGTTGCTTTATGAGCTGGATACTAAGCTATGGCCGAACGATCCCCTGGCGGTTCTGAATTTAGTCAAATACGAACTGTCGAGGCATTCAAGTTATGGGGAGAATGAAAAAGAAGCCTTAGTTGATAGGTTTGCTGAGTTCCTGTGGGTCGTGAGGAACATAAGGGTGAAAGTTTCAGATGGGGATGTTCCTGGGGTAAATGTAGGGGTAGTTAACGATCTCGTGGCTGAGGTTATAGTGGATGACCCTGAGAACCCCAACACCGATTCCTTTGAGAAAATAAAACAGGTAGCAGAAGCCGTATGGCATGGACATGATATTAAAAATTCATGGTTCATCGAGTTGCAGAACAAATTGATCCAGAAATTTGGTGAAGAATGGGCCAAGATGATAACTGGACTTGTTCTCAAGAAGCAGGTTTGGGGAGCTTCGGTTCTCCTCAAGATTCTCTTGGAGGCGGGGTGGGCCCTATGGTAATGGAGATCCTCCCAAATGACGTTCTAATGTTTAGGGAAAGCAGGGAGTTTTCCGCCGGCGAGTACCATATTGCCGTGACTAGGGAACCACTACCTCACACGATAGCGGGGGCAATAATGGCAAACCTCTACCTAAAAGGAGGAGTGGACTTAATAAACTACAACAGTGATTTAAAGCGGTGGAAGCCTGGTTTCTCGATTCTCGGTGTTTTCTTCGCTAAAGGCGGTAAACCGCTATTTCCCCTTCCCAAAGATCTTGTAGCTATTGATAACGGCGTAGTTTATCCCCTCAAGCCCAGGGAAGTTTTTGGGAGAGTTATAGTAGTTGCGGGAAGTGAAGGTAATGAAACCCTCAGATTTAAGCCCGCTGGAGGCTTTCTTACATTGGATGATCTCAACAACTATTTAACTGGAAAGGGTGGCC
It encodes:
- the cas10 gene encoding type III-B CRISPR-associated protein Cas10/Cmr2, which produces MNWKSYSRAFLEVAPSRILGSLLGLNDLPEEWKKLSSYSPKDSRTLTKFVLKHPISAKEKELVHLSKFWRNSLQNEKEKLLNALRKAEEDVANKLKNAGSIEEFARLWNNLPKMLKDAYEKELKQLNLNLEIAEELVNLPADPFVPDHDWLSRLDIYTQLKAGNGEVTLVRFKLSPVQGFIGNARTERDLWAGSHILSFLTYLAISRLWRKFGPNAIIVPHLRGQPFFEHELKILKERDKLDIANMPNKVLAIVPGTVDVKALEEDIRCDIKGFLEKLFQAAWSFYDLGDIFEDDPVYNEIVRNYFSITVEAFPLSKTPGIESALRKYLSIIEEKDEVHYYSEVFAVLDQLTDFKSAEHFPPEQPKGFKCTLCGENLAIGGRDKDKVKHGWSTLRNKLREGRIYDIKESERLCPLCLVKRFYPRFYSLWKVDYSWVEQVAKVISQEAKMKRSGQQGPKGFMSVSEVAMRRVTEESLDRFNKDELFVINDSGSKDRPVTWYDIFLHQLFYTGARSEWRGEVRPPKFGGSRKQEFEGTLGQLAGYLRPLFQGLEPDCEVLYKDNLRSEDAVAKVFGVDRYSLPSGINLEGLKTGVSKLEDLVGEPPKYHSLLKMDGDNMGKLLSGTKSVKDVGEYMINGNRLGVRRPSTPTVHVAITRSLSNFAVNHVPKISKDYGAELLYAGGDDVFAVAPTDTVFSLAYEIQKKFREDWNGFEYLQGSTRSMSAGILITYYKEPLYIAVRRVAELEHFAKESGRNAVAIGYRKHSGTYYWVVANWSVFSGEHLRNFLREMRSGKISRKLLYELDTKLWPNDPLAVLNLVKYELSRHSSYGENEKEALVDRFAEFLWVVRNIRVKVSDGDVPGVNVGVVNDLVAEVIVDDPENPNTDSFEKIKQVAEAVWHGHDIKNSWFIELQNKLIQKFGEEWAKMITGLVLKKQVWGASVLLKILLEAGWALW
- the cmr1 gene encoding type III-B CRISPR module RAMP protein Cmr1; this translates as MYEVTFELENITPLFMHGADQGTAEFRAASVKGVMRWWFRALAGNYFGDNIPGLKKAECRIFGCAGSGEAKRSSVIIECSHRTSNKQEKPKSGYERYFWFSQIGKFAKGAIPRGRVLKLRLKSHDEVALRLAVLSLWPALHLGGFGSRARRLGGSLFPVSEPEGNIKIDINFLPPENGNIAGFYRDILGNKLLSKFEAALKELGFDLEEADFEGLPKYPVLSRRYSGVFVGKLHDSADEAISEVGEWYLGEHRRNKFEGGFRFKEADRGLLSRIYRKYNDIRESGRRNENITISVPVRREWRPFFGLPIQMYKEFSYGEFVQLTINYTGYNSNSNSNINKVSRRASGVLLTINKVRQQGFTKYYHVITVFASEYLPEYRGYIGYNGGIKKRVRRGSIPLAGVQGSILQDGMIRSKYISFLNELFSSLQKEFKLVYGSLEGLK
- a CDS encoding AAA family ATPase; this encodes MEELIKATKRYPLTLLLGIRRIGKSSILRVALDELNGIYIDARELYFESGGWISSSSLKKAIERSLNATKPKWRRELANTLGRIEGVKVSGVEIKLSRESYLTDVLLSLNEIGAVIAIDEAQYLRFYGARGGKEFLALVAYAYDNLENLSFILSGSEVGLLHDFLGTGDYNSPLYGRAYEEITVEPFSRDLSKEFLRRGFKEAGVKISEEEIEKAVNFLDGIPGWLVEFGYSYIHTKSFEEAMEKVLKKAEAMILGEVKELEKKSPRYSLILKAISLGLDRWKLIKEYIEVRAGEVPNSRLANLLKNLEKMGWIRKEKGRYRIIDPVVREVISKAL
- a CDS encoding PAB0415 family putative ATP pyrophosphatase gives rise to the protein MKAIALFSGGKDGLYAVYLAQKLGYDVTYLLALKTSIGLSPHYENLRSLRRIANSMGKAMLTFDISQGTEKLIENLRALSVEAIIAGDVKIEDHYRWLEGIAREAGLKLVEPLFGMDTLELAREILREGFEYSIIAVDKSKLPRELLGYTFRSERDLEEFLAKNPGIDPLGEYGEFHTVVTKSPLYTRSFELKPISIEEDERYYWLRFDVI